One window from the genome of Leucobacter aridicollis encodes:
- a CDS encoding phosphotransferase family protein, with product MTCAEMDSEVVATLADAAGFTMPPLLVLDRVAAFLDEHGIGEGEIAWRRIGDGQSNITYLIDRGDTRVVLRRGPRPPLPKSTHDMIREATVQQGLGRVGTPAPNILAVCTDPAVLGVPFYVMEYLDGAILLDETPAMFDSPAGRRGASEALVDTLVEIHTVDLERAGLSGFGRPDGYLERQVKTFTGLATQVSQRELPLVAEIGAWLERHRPATQRTALVHGDYRFGNVMFRPEGPPSVLAVLDWEMATLGDPLADLGYLTATYSDPASPRTVMELTSATREPGYLTRDQLAERYASGTGLDISDLRWYQALALWKASVFLEAIYTRWCRGERPGDTFAHTLELAVPEVLEQAQKLTR from the coding sequence GTGACTTGCGCTGAGATGGACTCCGAGGTCGTCGCGACGCTCGCCGACGCCGCAGGCTTCACCATGCCACCCCTTCTCGTCCTTGACCGCGTTGCGGCGTTCCTCGACGAGCACGGCATCGGTGAGGGTGAAATCGCCTGGCGGCGCATCGGCGACGGGCAGTCAAACATCACATACCTCATCGACAGGGGAGACACGCGAGTCGTGCTGCGCCGCGGCCCGCGGCCACCGCTACCAAAGTCGACGCACGACATGATCCGCGAGGCGACCGTGCAACAGGGGCTGGGGCGCGTAGGTACGCCAGCTCCCAACATCCTCGCGGTCTGCACCGACCCGGCGGTGCTTGGGGTGCCCTTCTACGTGATGGAGTATCTCGACGGCGCGATCCTGCTCGACGAGACGCCCGCAATGTTCGACTCGCCCGCAGGCAGGCGCGGTGCATCGGAGGCGCTTGTCGACACGCTCGTCGAGATACACACTGTCGATCTCGAACGTGCCGGGCTCTCAGGGTTCGGCAGGCCGGACGGGTATCTCGAACGGCAGGTGAAGACCTTTACAGGTCTCGCAACCCAGGTGTCGCAGCGCGAGCTCCCGCTCGTCGCCGAGATTGGCGCGTGGCTTGAACGGCACAGGCCAGCCACGCAACGCACGGCGCTCGTGCACGGTGACTACAGGTTCGGCAACGTGATGTTTCGACCCGAAGGCCCGCCGAGCGTGCTCGCCGTGCTCGACTGGGAGATGGCGACGCTCGGCGACCCGCTCGCCGACCTCGGCTACCTCACCGCAACATACAGCGATCCCGCATCGCCGCGAACGGTGATGGAACTCACGAGCGCGACGCGCGAACCCGGCTACCTGACGCGCGATCAGCTTGCAGAGAGATACGCGTCGGGTACCGGCCTCGACATCAGCGATCTGCGCTGGTACCAAGCGCTCGCGCTCTGGAAGGCTTCAGTCTTTCTCGAAGCGATCTACACGCGCTGGTGCAGGGGCGAACGGCCAGGCGACACCTTCGCGCACACGCTTGAGCTCGCGGTGCCAGAGGTCTTGGAGCAGGCGCAGAAGCTGACCCGCTGA
- a CDS encoding acyl-CoA dehydrogenase family protein, which yields MLPEPYEAIRLRTREFIRTVVVPAEPKPGTTLPDETRLSLMRQAREAGVFAPHLATEYGGQGVPLEHWPAIFTEAGYSPIGPAVLNCMAPDEGNMHMLELIATDAQKERYLRPLGEGAVRSCFGMTEPHPGAGSDPRALRSTAERVAGGWRINAHKRFISGAEGAAYCILMVRTPAVPEEGFPEGATMFLVDMDHPGVRVGNPINAIDTAIAGGHPHVYFEDCVVADDAVLGAPGEGFTYAQVRLGPARLTHCMRWLGLAKRAQDIALDRAASRELFGSPLRSLGIAQDMLAQSEIDIATAEAIIDRTAALLERDPEAGAALSGVAKVHCSDAIGRIIDRAIQICGGDGVTDALPLASYANEVRPFRIYDGSNETHKWAIAKRASSRRRREVEAGAPRLDGVDEHGADTWGVL from the coding sequence ATGCTCCCCGAGCCCTACGAGGCGATTCGGCTGCGCACACGGGAGTTCATTCGCACTGTCGTTGTCCCTGCCGAACCCAAGCCCGGAACGACGTTGCCTGACGAGACGAGGCTGTCGCTCATGCGGCAGGCACGTGAGGCTGGAGTGTTCGCGCCCCATCTCGCGACAGAGTACGGCGGGCAGGGCGTGCCCCTCGAACACTGGCCCGCGATCTTCACGGAGGCGGGCTACTCGCCGATCGGGCCAGCTGTGCTGAACTGCATGGCACCCGATGAGGGCAACATGCACATGCTCGAGCTCATCGCCACCGACGCGCAGAAAGAGCGCTACCTGCGCCCACTCGGGGAGGGGGCGGTGCGGTCGTGTTTTGGAATGACAGAACCGCACCCGGGCGCCGGGTCCGATCCGCGCGCGCTCCGATCTACTGCCGAACGCGTCGCGGGCGGCTGGCGGATCAACGCCCACAAACGCTTCATCAGCGGCGCGGAGGGGGCTGCATACTGCATTCTCATGGTGCGCACCCCAGCAGTTCCAGAGGAGGGGTTCCCCGAGGGCGCCACGATGTTTCTCGTTGACATGGATCACCCAGGCGTGCGCGTGGGGAACCCGATCAATGCGATCGATACCGCGATCGCTGGCGGGCACCCGCACGTCTATTTCGAGGACTGCGTTGTCGCCGACGACGCCGTTCTCGGGGCCCCTGGAGAGGGGTTCACCTACGCGCAGGTCAGGCTGGGCCCAGCGCGACTCACACACTGCATGCGGTGGCTTGGCCTTGCCAAGCGAGCACAGGACATCGCCCTTGACCGGGCGGCAAGTCGAGAGCTGTTTGGGTCGCCGCTGCGAAGCCTCGGTATCGCACAAGACATGCTTGCGCAGTCGGAGATCGACATCGCAACCGCGGAGGCGATTATCGATCGCACTGCCGCCCTGCTTGAACGAGACCCCGAGGCAGGTGCGGCGCTCTCGGGCGTCGCGAAGGTGCACTGCTCAGACGCGATCGGCAGGATCATCGACCGCGCGATCCAGATCTGCGGTGGCGACGGGGTGACAGACGCGCTGCCGCTCGCCTCCTACGCGAACGAGGTCCGCCCGTTCCGTATCTACGACGGCTCGAACGAAACCCATAAGTGGGCGATCGCGAAGCGCGCATCATCGCGCAGGCGCCGTGAGGTTGAGGCGGGCGCGCCGCGCCTTGACGGCGTCGACGAGCATGGCGCCGACACCTGGGGTGTGCTGTGA
- a CDS encoding SDR family oxidoreductase — MTETKTLPLAGKTAIVTGASRGIGLAIAARLAADGANVCITARTEDALLAAAATLPEGQVLAVAGKADDPEHRAEVMDRVAAAWGRLDILVNNAGINPIYGKLIEVDLDAARKIIEVNIVSTLAWSQAAYRHESLGFAQHGGSIVNLSSVTGYIPSPGIGMYGVTKAAVCHLTTTLAAELGPEVRVNAVAPAVVKTDFAKALYEGREDDVAAAYPLKRLGTPEDIAGAVAYLVSPEAAWVSGQTLVLDGGLLSVGGAA; from the coding sequence ATGACGGAAACGAAAACCCTCCCGCTCGCGGGGAAGACCGCAATCGTGACAGGCGCGAGCCGGGGGATCGGCCTCGCCATCGCCGCCAGGCTCGCTGCCGACGGCGCAAATGTGTGTATCACCGCGCGGACCGAGGATGCGTTGCTTGCTGCCGCAGCAACGCTCCCTGAGGGGCAAGTACTGGCAGTCGCGGGCAAAGCAGATGACCCAGAGCATCGTGCGGAAGTTATGGACCGCGTCGCCGCGGCCTGGGGTCGCCTCGACATTCTCGTCAACAACGCTGGCATCAACCCCATCTACGGCAAGCTCATCGAGGTTGACCTCGACGCTGCGCGCAAGATTATTGAGGTGAACATCGTCTCGACCCTCGCCTGGTCGCAGGCCGCCTACAGACACGAGAGCCTCGGTTTCGCGCAGCACGGCGGGTCGATCGTGAACCTGTCGTCGGTGACGGGCTACATCCCGTCGCCCGGAATCGGCATGTACGGGGTCACCAAGGCCGCGGTCTGCCACCTGACGACGACGCTCGCAGCTGAGCTCGGCCCAGAGGTTCGCGTGAACGCGGTCGCCCCGGCAGTCGTGAAGACCGACTTCGCCAAGGCGCTCTACGAAGGTCGCGAGGACGACGTCGCGGCCGCCTACCCGCTGAAACGCCTCGGCACCCCTGAAGACATCGCCGGGGCCGTCGCGTACCTCGTTTCGCCCGAAGCGGCCTGGGTTTCGGGGCAGACGCTCGTGCTTGACGGCGGGCTGCTCTCGGTCGGGGGTGCAGCGTGA
- a CDS encoding response regulator: protein MSETTNDVTAITVVIVDDHQIFRTGLRAELGPEIEVVGEAATVDEAVALIPGLAPDVVLLDVHLPGGAGGGGAEVLQRLAGVSANTRFLALSVSDAADDVVSVIRAGARGYLTKTASGSEVTAAALRVRGGDAVFSPRLAGFVLDAFGTGLGETAAADDELDRLTAREQEVMRMIARGYAYKEVAAELFLSVKTVETHVSSVLRKLQLSNRHELTAWALSKRLL from the coding sequence GTGAGTGAGACCACGAACGACGTGACCGCGATCACGGTCGTGATTGTTGATGACCACCAGATCTTTCGCACCGGGCTCAGGGCCGAGCTCGGCCCTGAGATCGAGGTTGTTGGGGAGGCCGCGACTGTCGACGAGGCCGTCGCGCTCATTCCCGGGCTCGCGCCCGACGTCGTGTTGCTCGACGTGCATTTGCCTGGCGGCGCTGGCGGCGGCGGCGCGGAAGTGTTGCAGCGCCTGGCTGGCGTGAGCGCGAATACCCGGTTTCTCGCGTTGAGTGTCTCGGACGCTGCGGACGATGTCGTCAGTGTCATCAGAGCCGGCGCTCGGGGGTACCTCACGAAGACGGCCTCGGGGTCCGAGGTGACTGCCGCCGCGCTCCGCGTTCGGGGCGGCGACGCGGTGTTCTCACCTCGCCTGGCGGGTTTCGTGCTTGACGCGTTCGGCACGGGCCTCGGTGAGACTGCTGCCGCCGATGACGAGCTCGATAGGCTCACCGCCCGCGAGCAGGAGGTCATGCGCATGATCGCGCGCGGATACGCCTACAAAGAGGTTGCAGCCGAGCTCTTTTTGTCGGTGAAGACTGTCGAGACGCACGTGTCGAGCGTGCTGCGCAAGCTGCAGCTCTCGAACCGGCACGAGCTCACCGCGTGGGCGCTATCCAAACGCCTCCTCTAG
- a CDS encoding ATP-binding protein, with amino-acid sequence MASSNPTPRLLTRSPSERLLAGVCGGLAEHLRVPVLAVRIGMLLALLAGGAGGILYLWLWATVPLAEQDTRVAPMRSALTRGTLWPGAAGVQLPSAPHPPKRQAPSAHEKQDWPASTPQADPEAASRAVMSAATEHVSPRAQHAEMHPQVAGAPARPADPTRQRTRWPVAELLFGTCLLVVGVLLVVQRFGIELRLSIILPGLAVLVGVGLTWWQIADRNRPESNPVPRVLGALSLVAVGVLMFFVTAESPSVWTVIAAALAALAGVALAIAPWLLRLNRELIAERAGREREAERSEIAAHLHDSVLQTLALIQQRSAPGSEVARIARGQERELREWLFRAADGGVTAPKETALEELRAHSAALEDAHPVRFEIVGVGAEVVVPEPIVAAAREAMLNAAQHAGGDVTVYAEVSPARVSIDVTDRGPGLDPDRLPEGRMGVRDSIVGRMARAGGTAKIVPGPGGSGTSVRLEMPREQKTDAAGDAGTGVVS; translated from the coding sequence ATGGCAAGTTCGAACCCGACCCCGCGACTCCTCACGCGCTCGCCGTCCGAGCGGCTGCTCGCCGGCGTGTGCGGTGGGCTTGCTGAGCACCTGAGGGTTCCGGTGCTTGCCGTGCGGATCGGCATGCTGCTGGCGTTGCTTGCCGGCGGCGCGGGCGGCATCTTGTACCTCTGGTTGTGGGCAACTGTTCCGCTCGCCGAGCAGGACACGCGGGTCGCGCCCATGCGGAGCGCGCTCACGCGCGGAACGTTGTGGCCGGGCGCGGCAGGGGTCCAGCTACCCTCCGCGCCACACCCTCCGAAGCGACAAGCTCCGTCTGCGCACGAGAAACAGGACTGGCCTGCGTCGACGCCGCAGGCGGACCCTGAGGCTGCGTCACGAGCGGTGATGAGCGCTGCTACGGAGCACGTGTCGCCTCGCGCGCAGCACGCAGAGATGCATCCCCAGGTCGCTGGGGCACCGGCCAGGCCCGCCGACCCAACACGCCAACGCACGCGGTGGCCGGTTGCTGAGCTTCTCTTCGGCACCTGTCTGCTCGTCGTTGGGGTGCTGCTTGTCGTCCAACGATTCGGGATCGAGCTGCGCCTGTCGATCATTCTCCCTGGACTCGCCGTGCTTGTCGGTGTGGGCCTGACCTGGTGGCAGATCGCCGATCGAAACCGGCCGGAGTCGAACCCCGTTCCCCGCGTGCTCGGTGCGCTTTCCCTCGTTGCGGTTGGGGTGCTCATGTTCTTCGTGACAGCCGAGAGCCCGAGCGTGTGGACAGTGATCGCCGCTGCCCTTGCTGCGCTAGCGGGCGTCGCGCTCGCAATCGCCCCGTGGCTGTTGCGCTTGAACCGAGAGCTCATTGCGGAGCGGGCAGGCCGCGAACGTGAGGCTGAGCGGTCTGAGATCGCCGCGCACCTGCACGACTCGGTCCTCCAGACCCTTGCGCTGATTCAGCAGCGGTCGGCCCCAGGGAGCGAGGTCGCGCGAATCGCGCGCGGCCAGGAGCGGGAGCTGCGTGAGTGGCTGTTCCGCGCCGCCGACGGTGGGGTAACTGCACCGAAGGAGACGGCCCTCGAGGAGCTGCGGGCGCACTCGGCCGCGCTCGAGGACGCGCACCCGGTGCGGTTTGAGATCGTCGGCGTTGGAGCAGAGGTTGTCGTGCCGGAGCCGATCGTCGCTGCGGCGCGAGAGGCGATGCTGAACGCCGCGCAGCACGCGGGCGGGGACGTGACGGTGTATGCGGAGGTCAGCCCCGCGCGCGTCTCGATCGATGTCACTGACAGAGGGCCGGGACTCGATCCTGATCGCCTCCCCGAGGGGCGCATGGGTGTGCGCGATTCCATCGTTGGCCGGATGGCGCGTGCGGGCGGGACTGCGAAGATTGTTCCAGGGCCCGGCGGCAGCGGCACATCGGTGCGCCTTGAGATGCCACGGGAACAGAAAACGGACGCTGCGGGCGACGCAGGGACAGGAGTTGTTTCGTGA
- a CDS encoding PspC domain-containing protein, whose translation MNQTPLPHGSAPGGAPQNAPFGAGFFAWIRGLGIGRGGDRWFAGVAGGIAMRAGIDPIIVRGIFVVLAVLGGPGIVLYLAGWLLLPDQGGKIHLEEVFRGRAGTAAVVATVAVGVFVVLPVFFRILGFTTIGGWNLWNAFGLPHWLVTTISVLVWIGVIAVAGFLISRLFLERGRRVRDESQAQSPNGQQSFGEGASWSAAPGQSWATPPTTGGAADAQATHAFASPPSAASTDAPFAGAAPQQDQPPTTQLPQPAPDWTQRIADSAERASEKATKWSEDVGRQADEWSARYAAQHDLMKLGAAHVVITLAIALLAAGGAAYIAFDMQLNQNLVLTAALLGATGVLAVSLIVAGIRGRHTGWVGFLAACGVIALLFTSIIPDGSRFQPFGTALVTADDPGSVLIAGTTDVDLTTLDDVNGASDMEVWQLAGRSVITLPEDEPVLLTIRLLAGSLDASELSTGSSSAAGPFLSRTIDTRVDRDDDAARVTVYLLAGSVRVEEAPASNESLKRAADSATANRADLREELTDLREEESTLRSELDEPGLSEVRQERLENTLDFTRDEIAKLEKELAR comes from the coding sequence ATGAACCAGACACCCCTTCCTCACGGCAGCGCCCCGGGCGGCGCACCCCAGAACGCGCCGTTCGGCGCCGGCTTCTTCGCTTGGATCCGTGGCCTCGGCATCGGCCGGGGAGGCGACCGCTGGTTTGCCGGCGTCGCGGGCGGCATTGCGATGCGCGCCGGAATCGATCCGATCATCGTGCGCGGCATCTTCGTCGTACTCGCTGTGCTCGGCGGCCCAGGTATCGTGCTCTACCTCGCGGGCTGGCTATTGCTTCCAGATCAGGGCGGCAAGATCCACCTCGAGGAGGTATTCCGGGGGCGAGCAGGGACCGCGGCGGTCGTAGCAACTGTCGCGGTCGGCGTCTTCGTCGTCCTTCCGGTCTTCTTCAGGATCCTCGGCTTCACAACGATCGGCGGCTGGAACCTGTGGAACGCCTTCGGTCTGCCACACTGGCTTGTCACGACAATCTCGGTCCTCGTGTGGATCGGTGTCATCGCAGTCGCAGGGTTCTTGATCAGCAGGCTCTTCCTGGAACGCGGCCGCCGGGTGCGCGACGAATCACAGGCTCAATCGCCGAACGGGCAGCAGTCATTTGGTGAGGGAGCCTCGTGGTCGGCCGCCCCGGGTCAGTCCTGGGCCACCCCGCCAACGACAGGGGGCGCGGCCGACGCGCAGGCTACCCACGCGTTCGCATCTCCTCCCAGTGCGGCATCAACTGACGCGCCGTTTGCGGGAGCGGCACCGCAGCAGGATCAGCCCCCGACGACGCAGCTCCCCCAGCCTGCACCAGATTGGACGCAGCGCATCGCGGACAGCGCCGAGCGCGCAAGCGAGAAGGCAACGAAGTGGAGCGAGGACGTCGGCCGTCAGGCGGATGAGTGGAGTGCACGCTACGCAGCACAGCACGATCTCATGAAACTTGGCGCCGCACACGTCGTCATCACTCTCGCCATCGCGTTGCTTGCAGCGGGCGGCGCGGCATACATCGCGTTCGACATGCAGTTGAACCAGAATCTGGTACTCACCGCAGCTCTGCTCGGGGCCACCGGAGTCCTCGCGGTCTCGCTCATCGTCGCTGGTATTCGGGGCCGCCACACCGGCTGGGTGGGCTTCCTCGCGGCCTGCGGCGTGATCGCGCTCCTGTTCACGTCAATCATTCCCGACGGCTCACGCTTCCAGCCGTTTGGCACTGCGCTCGTGACGGCAGACGATCCAGGATCCGTGCTCATCGCTGGCACAACCGATGTCGACCTCACGACGCTCGACGACGTGAACGGTGCGAGCGACATGGAAGTGTGGCAGCTCGCTGGCCGCTCGGTAATCACGCTCCCCGAGGACGAGCCTGTACTCCTCACCATCCGACTGCTCGCGGGCTCGCTCGACGCGTCCGAGCTCAGCACAGGATCCTCATCGGCAGCCGGACCGTTCCTCTCTCGCACGATTGACACCCGTGTCGATCGCGATGACGACGCCGCACGGGTGACTGTCTACCTTCTCGCCGGTAGCGTGCGAGTGGAAGAAGCGCCAGCTTCAAACGAGAGCTTGAAACGCGCGGCCGACAGCGCGACGGCGAACCGCGCGGATCTGCGCGAGGAGCTGACCGACCTTCGCGAGGAAGAGAGCACTTTGCGCTCTGAACTTGATGAGCCGGGCCTCAGCGAGGTGCGCCAGGAGCGGCTCGAAAATACGCTTGACTTCACCCGCGACGAGATCGCAAAGCTAGAGAAGGAGCTCGCACGATGA